A stretch of the Nitrospiria bacterium genome encodes the following:
- a CDS encoding tetratricopeptide repeat protein, whose translation MRLTRKEGFSPLGIGGGWKTYGFALFPVGITLLLYGSVLQFQFVWDDTIYLQSQLPAFQTYWDAFFPGEKVGQFYDRYYRPLIYVSYLFDRTLWGFNPWGYHLTVLLFHLACTLLVFFLSRNLFGEFRGIPWGAWMSSLFFGVHPMHIESVAWMSGRSDVISGFFMLVSLLFVLNHGEGKKKWFFDMGSSVFFLFALLSKETSISLLLIFPFVPLFWRKEKGGRLWNKMIRISILPVLVVIGYFLVRNWAMQSFVGDHLWVFTSLWDGGIRIFLAYGFYIWKMIGPFDFNAFIDVLPDSISFDILSLGLMGFFLGMVLIGLVKKKEFLFLGSFWVLATLFPSALIALTGVPTPLAERYLYIPSMGVSFLIGGLFLFGFRFLQGRRSTEKGVSALFLFFMAPFAFMLIGLMFLTWQRLPIWENNQTFWKETAEKNPQSWLPHQNLGLVFHENGTYSQAEREFQLALALSKKPEEMAATLTSFGITQMRQGKNQDAEKKFLQSLNTGVASPYVYYALGFLYTYQWDSNEGPFKSEGERFNRAKYFFQKAIDLNPYYQQAYFELGQLELRLGNEGRALTAYERFLSLSSGISSPTVQNAQVNLGGIYFRKGGRLFSSHQWKEALLAFRKAMDYQPQNGEIHFRAGKTLERLEQVSEAMQAYRLAVQYHSTHVQARYSLALLLEKAGSLKEAQQEYKILLSQGPQEGPLYQEIQERVRRLSGG comes from the coding sequence GTGAGATTAACGCGAAAAGAAGGGTTTTCCCCGTTAGGAATCGGGGGGGGATGGAAAACCTATGGGTTTGCCCTTTTTCCGGTAGGGATCACTCTCCTGCTTTACGGATCGGTACTGCAATTCCAATTCGTTTGGGATGATACCATCTATTTACAAAGTCAGCTTCCGGCTTTTCAAACCTATTGGGATGCCTTTTTCCCGGGTGAAAAGGTCGGACAATTTTATGACCGTTATTACCGTCCCTTAATCTACGTGTCTTATCTTTTTGATCGGACCTTATGGGGTTTTAACCCATGGGGTTATCACCTGACCGTTCTATTATTTCATTTAGCCTGTACACTACTGGTTTTTTTTCTTTCCCGAAACCTGTTTGGAGAATTTCGGGGAATCCCTTGGGGTGCCTGGATGTCCAGCCTGTTTTTTGGTGTTCACCCCATGCATATCGAATCGGTTGCCTGGATGTCCGGGCGAAGCGATGTGATATCGGGATTTTTTATGCTGGTTTCATTGCTGTTTGTTTTAAATCACGGGGAAGGAAAGAAAAAATGGTTTTTTGATATGGGGTCTTCTGTCTTTTTCCTTTTCGCTCTTTTAAGTAAAGAGACGTCAATTTCGTTGTTATTGATTTTTCCCTTTGTTCCATTGTTCTGGAGAAAAGAGAAAGGGGGGAGGCTCTGGAATAAAATGATTCGAATTTCTATTTTACCGGTTTTGGTAGTGATTGGGTATTTTTTAGTACGCAATTGGGCCATGCAAAGTTTTGTGGGAGATCATCTTTGGGTATTTACATCACTATGGGATGGGGGAATAAGGATTTTTTTGGCTTATGGTTTTTATATCTGGAAGATGATTGGGCCCTTTGATTTTAACGCATTTATTGATGTTCTCCCTGATTCCATTTCTTTTGACATTTTGTCCTTGGGGTTAATGGGGTTTTTCTTGGGTATGGTCCTAATCGGTTTAGTCAAAAAAAAGGAGTTTCTTTTTTTGGGAAGTTTTTGGGTTTTGGCCACTCTTTTTCCTTCAGCTCTGATCGCATTGACCGGTGTTCCAACACCTTTAGCGGAGCGTTACCTTTACATTCCTTCTATGGGGGTGTCATTCCTCATCGGGGGTCTCTTTTTGTTTGGATTTCGTTTTTTGCAGGGAAGGAGGTCAACGGAAAAAGGAGTTTCGGCACTTTTTCTCTTTTTCATGGCCCCATTTGCCTTCATGTTGATCGGATTGATGTTTCTGACTTGGCAGCGTCTTCCGATTTGGGAGAACAACCAGACCTTTTGGAAGGAAACGGCGGAAAAAAACCCTCAATCTTGGCTGCCGCACCAAAACCTGGGCCTGGTTTTCCATGAAAACGGAACCTATTCTCAAGCCGAAAGGGAATTTCAATTGGCCTTGGCCCTTTCAAAAAAGCCGGAGGAAATGGCCGCCACCTTAACCAGTTTTGGAATTACCCAGATGCGTCAGGGAAAAAATCAGGATGCGGAAAAAAAGTTCCTGCAATCCCTCAATACGGGGGTGGCCTCTCCCTATGTTTATTATGCACTGGGATTTCTTTACACCTATCAGTGGGACTCAAATGAAGGGCCTTTCAAAAGTGAGGGTGAACGCTTCAATCGTGCCAAGTATTTTTTCCAAAAAGCCATTGACCTAAACCCTTATTATCAACAGGCCTATTTTGAATTAGGGCAATTGGAGTTAAGGCTTGGAAATGAGGGGAGGGCCTTGACGGCATATGAGCGGTTTTTGTCCCTTTCATCAGGAATTTCCTCTCCCACCGTCCAAAATGCTCAGGTGAATTTGGGGGGTATTTATTTCAGAAAAGGAGGGCGGTTATTTTCTTCTCATCAATGGAAAGAGGCGCTGTTGGCGTTTCGAAAAGCCATGGATTATCAGCCTCAAAACGGGGAGATTCATTTTCGGGCTGGAAAAACGCTGGAGAGGTTGGAACAGGTCTCAGAAGCCATGCAGGCCT